AAATTGCTTTATTCTCGGTGGGGGACTTGTATTGTTTcagcagtactttcagaatgaTTGTTTCAAAAGCTACAAACTATACCACAGTTAAATAAAGGTGATTTTCTAGCATACCAGATAACATGAAATCTACAGAAATACGTTAAAAGCCGAAAAAGCACACCCGAGAAGTATATTCTTTATGCTAAATTCGACTTGGGCAGAGCTTAACCAATGCCCATTTAAACACACTATTTCAGTGTATAATCAAGGTGAACAGAGaagtgtgtgtgttaatattttacaaCTTCAGTATAGTGCAGGTGGTCATTAGtgctttatttttaattatgtacGTTTTCAGCCcattaaacacaaaataattccaaggctgtagctaggattttttgtttccggggggggggggggggggggggggcaactgagtagttaataggctaaaactccttaaacggttaagaagagaattttcttaaGTTTTTATAACATTTCCGGATTTTgccccccccttgcccccccccccccccctcccacccgctagctacggccctgaattcTACAGTCCGAGACAAAAGACACCTGGATCTGTAGTAACATATATCTGCAAAATAACCCTGGGTATTGTTTTAGATAatcataattatgattataattataattattatattttctgtttatGTAAAATTTAGTTGAAGTTTGAATTTGAACGTCTGGACATGTAGTTTAAATTTTTCAAATTAAACTGTTTTCCTACATTATTGCTTgacaattttaaattattttcagaatttgatGCAACAGATATGGAAAATCCAGAATATGTTAAACTTCACGAAGAGTACAGAATGTTGGTAAGACTCGTAAAACAATCGTATAACATTGGTGTCTGACTTTACCCACTTATGTAAATATGGCatcgaaagagagagagagagagagagagagagagagagagagagagagagagagagagagagagagagagagagagagagagagagagagagagagagagagagagagacagagagagaggaggaaagTGCAATTTCATATAAGATAAACGGGATCGGATGCAGGAtatttcttgggggggggggggggggatccaaAGAGCACAAGCGGTATTCCAAACTACACTAACATACATTTGGTAGAGGATTGTTATTGTAGAAGTTCGGGGGAGGGTCCGCTCCCCCAGTACCTTTATGTGGATTCGCGCCAGCCTAAATAAACAGTCATTCAAAGTCTTAATTACTCGAACACGCACcgattcttcttcttttcgttcacTTTAATCATGACTGTCGAATCCTAAATAGATTGCTTTTCCaacttaaaggcgcagaccctagttttagcccgtaaaaatggacgcCATGTTTGGTTAAggtacaaacctataacacatttgtataacgttacaacagagtgaaacaagagcctgtgaagttgaaacggtgaaataccgttaaaaatagactaaaactcgattccATAACTCCACagcatttacctttcgaccgaccgttcaaaattgcgctaAATTCCCtaaatcaaaattgcgcacccttttttctttggcatttaactgctccattcaaattccatagcaccaccaccacccccacccgcctgctaccgatttgatcgggctgctggtgctcccttgcacctgccagtgcaggcggtccttcctctccccttcccccaccttttctgtcatggacggaggagccggccataggccggctcttgcgcccacgacaggcgtgcgctacaacagcttgttctgaatgtgcacgtaaaaccctatgacatgtatcacggggattctataatacccgtaactgaataaaacacgattgtccaaatatctctcctaactgtatatctattagatctctctgtaacaggcatgtatatacccgctttggctcgtctaggtatgatcagagataagatcttatataaagtatatattattatagcacgtttagttcactagaaaacacaacaaaaacacaatacactttggaatctgtattaatctacgctgacaaatgtactgccgcagtagttaattaataacaacaataataacaacccagaactgatcacttaattagttaatctctaggtgtctagtttacacaatatgcgaatcacttcaccgtgacacaacacccacacgtgtgataattgagaacgcttccaggggaacttaattaataaaggaattacagctctattcctaactggttaatttttaattaacccttaactactcattcagtaaccttgtaacacataaTTAATACTGTACCTAtcccaataaagacaataacctacagtttacctaggtcttctaggatgactggctaagctttatattaccaaatactcgtataaatatagaacagtaagactacgatttacttcgtcagatgaccgaagacactgtctaaagaatattggtataatacagtattaaaatatttaagttgcccatctggctaagtgcaatttggaactgcacacggccttctaaaacaattaataattaagagcatgtaccgtcacacacccccacctcaaaaaggatatttcctctgctctaggaatagggaaatatactacattaaaacaaaaaggtgcgttaaccgacgcatacgggcatttataacacatgtaataataaggtaactaccagtaatcacactgagtctctgagtccctggtatacaaataaaatatataaaaacaaaacagaaatcaagaatgtcaacacattatcataacgttcaacttcgggacagggcatcatcgattacattggatgtgcccttgatatgttcaatggtaattgggtattcttgcagaagaagactccacctcaaaactctctggttggtggctttcattctgtgaatgaaggtaagggattatgatcagtaaagaccaccacttggtgcactgccgattttacgtagatctgaaaatgcttcagagcttgtaccatggccaaagcttccttctctatagtagaatagttcacctggtgtttgtcaaactttttcgagaagaaacttacaggatgttccagtccattttcatcttcttggaacagcacaactccagctcccacgtcactggcatccacagctagcttgaacggcattcggtagtctggtgctgccatcacggccaaagcttccttctctatagtagaatagttcacctggtgtttgtcaaacttttcgagaagaaacttacaggatggtccagtccattttcatcttcttggaacagcacaactccagctcccacgtcactgccatccacagctagcttgaacggcattcggtagtctggtgctgccatcacgggagacgaggagagcatctgcttgagacaaTTGAAttacttctcgcattcatctgaccactggaacttcgtttccttctttagcagcgatgtgatgggggccgctaccgtcgcaaatctagcacagaaacgacgataataaccggccataccaaggaaccggcgaacttcacgacggttggtcggtgcagggtactggctgatgcttagtgtcttggcctgcagtggggcgacgcaaccatgtccaacagtatgacctaagtaggtcactgaagctctcacgaattcacatttgcccaggttcacagtcaagttagctttctgtaggcgactgaatatttgttctagcccggttaaatgttcatcccaagtgtcggtggctaacaccacatcgtccagatattcactgacgttttctaggtctgataacacctggttcatcatcttttgaaaggcagcaggggcagtcttcaaaccaaacggcatcactcggaattggaagaggccgtcaggtgtgatgatcgccagaatgtccttagcttcctccgttaacggaatggcataaaaacccttcagtaggtccaatttggtgatgtattgcgcgtgtccaactcggtcgatgcaatcgtcaaggcagggtagagggtaggcatctgccttgatgagttgattcacgcgacgtaggtcagcgcacacccggaaactgttatctcccttttgaatcagaataacaggtgatgcccactgactgtttgatggttccagaatgtcgtgttccaacatgtaatctatctctttttttagtgccgcacgttttacaggatttattcgataggcatgctgtcgaattggtgtagcgttgggttccaagcgcacatcctggattaaagtattggtaaccgttggaaagtcctgacaaatagaaacattgtcttgtatcaacgtagtcagctttgctcgcagggggctgtcaaggtgctgtagataggaactcaagtctgctagaatctggctgttggttaatttgatctctgcagtcttgacgtcatcacaggaaattgagtgactctcaatttggacaggcaacactggaactatcggcagtctgtcaaaataaccttttagcaaattgatgtgacaatacctacttttcctaaccctatcaggagtgtttatcacataccctgtctcattaacccgtttgtgcacaacatagggaccgaaatacctgttctataatgaaccccgtttaatgggaaggtacaacagcactttatcccctggtttaaattcccgactcttagccttcctatcaaacactgattttattttgctctgagcatagctcagatgcttcctagccagttcggtcgcctgccacaacctatctctaactctccctacataaatcagcaggttttcggcattattCTTGTCTAACCAAatatcttttaccaatttgagagggcctcgggctgaatgcccatagaccaactcaaatggggtgaatcctaaggattcttgcttagcatcccgtgctgcgaacaactcgaaaggaattgactggtcccagtcagtaccattgtcgaaacaatggcagcggagcatacttttcatgctctggtggaaacgttctatggcgccctggctctcagggtggaatgcagcagaacgaatctgtcgtatatctaacatagacagtacttgctggattaacttgctcataaagttcgtaccccggtcgctttgaatttcacctggtaaacccgtgtacgtgaagtacttaagcagcgcactagctacaacagacgcagtaaccttccttaagggaatcgcctctggaaaacgcgtagttaagcacataattgttaacaagaattggttgcctgaacgcgttttcggtaatggccccacgacatctatcaacacttttgaaaaagcttccccaactatgggaaccttctgcagtggatagggaggaattagctgatttggtttgcccacaacctgacacacatgacatgacatacaatgcttactgacatctgcaaacagtcccttccaataaaactctgaggcaagtttactatgagttttattccgccctaagtggccagcaaacacgtcctcatgtgctaacaataacaatgacggacggtacttagagggcaccacaattctacatcctgtcacacattcctcactatcaggcacaaccttttccacactcttattcattaacactcccatgtccatataataccctgacatctgatcctccatctcaccctcagttaacaatgtagtgcgagctgccaacaaacttggatcagccccctgctctagaataactcttgtctattacaaggtaagtcccccctgtcaaacacaactggttcatttcccctctgcgggagatcaacaggttccaccacatttaattcctcagttgacttatctaccattttactgataacctcatccactccaatttcatggctcacacacgtatcagacaaatcacaaatatcctctgggtctcgtgctaacctactgaccatagccctagtcattacacacgcaggatatctagtctcatcaacctcacactcttctatgggtaaagggctgtcttcaattaacaattggtcacattgcggctgacaacattgactagtcaaatcattacccaacaaaactcctatgttttcaaaaggcaagtccttcacaacacccataatgactggtcccgtcacaaacttcgaacacaagaaaaccttatgtaacctgacaaccatattttctccagtaaccgaggttaaagccaaactacgtcctgtatctgaattctcaataccagctaaaaactcttgcgtgatcagactctgactacacccggtatctctatagattgatattgccttaggactcaattcttgtttcacatcacaaaccataccagtggacacatacgggtttactttctctgccatgggactaaccattaactctctcgctaacggagctgacctcactaaaccgaccacttgcgcattatcgcgtctccttttaaaacagtccccgacaagatggttatcctttttacagtaactgcaatgtggacgaaaagttcgtgcattggctgataatgagggtttatccttactttgcccaccaggtgcattccttgcctgactagctgaccaactagaagactctccccgatagttactttcccgggaaaaacctggctgaaatttcttcttatcactctgttgtaaagagctaccctgtactgcctgagctttgtgtattaacacgtaatcatctgccactatgcctgcctcctctatctttttgacatcacgatcctctaaatgaatacgtaagctaactggtaatccatttttaatgtcctgtaagatcaacaactcccgtaactcggtatatgactctacctgatgagacaccacccatttatcaaacatccctgccttcttagccacaaactcactataagactgaccctgcgtttttctcaactcgctataccgtaaacgataatcctcaggtcgtaattcatacgccctcaacactgccgccttaactaggtcgtactgacttgctcgctcctcactcattgaattataagctacactagccttcccctcaaacttagacacggctaacaatgtccacttagactgcggccaatttagctgcttagcggcccgttcaaaaagttgaaagaacatgtctacctcctgatcatcaaataccggcactgatctataagcctccgacatgttaaaaccatttcctgcctctcgtctaacttcttcagtattcaactttaactcatgttccacttttaatttttctaactggaattctctatccctatctctctcttctgtacccctctcttctcttttctctctctctctctctctctctatccctatcttctttttctctatctctatcttctctttctctctccctctctctatccctctcttccctttctctcttctatcatctttctctctatccctctcttctctctctctctctctctctctatctctctctctatcttctctatctatctctctatctaatgcacattcttctctttcgtactcaagctttttaaaagctaattgttgttccacacttaactcatttatccctatctctggaacaatctctctgtcttccataacaggactatcaccaaaaacttcctggataataattgtccttatttctcctaaggttttagctgatgttaaatcaatttctcgctcacccgcgatttcaactaactcggccttacgtgctcgcttaatctccactacactgagcgtaggcctatccagcaaattcttatccatgtttagatatgacgcacttattattaattaattttctagtgaacaacgttgctacttctagttatttgtaaaaataatttataaagcccccatttacaaacaatacttttttaaatatgcatgtcccgtttcagatcccggacaagcgccccaattttctactcctgtcacggggattctataatacccgtaactgaataaaacacgattgtatATACCCGCTTTGggtcgtctaggtatgatcagagataagatcttatataaagtatatattattatagcacgtttagttcactagaaaacacaacaaaaacacaatacactttggaatctgtattaatctacgctgacaaatgtactgccgcagtagttaattaataacaacaataataacaacccagaactgatcacttaattagttaatctctaggtgtctagtttacacaatatgcgaatcacttcaccgtgacacaacacccacacgtgtgataattgagaacgcttccaggggaacttaattaataaaggaattacagctctattcctaactggttaatttttaattaacccttaactactcatccagtaaccttgtaacacagaattaatactggtacctatcccaataaagacaataacctacagtttacctaggtcttataggatgactggctaagctttatattaccaaatactcgtataaatatagaacagtaagactacgatttacttcgtcagatgaccgaagacactgtctaaagaatattggtatacagtattaaaatatttaaagtcacatcaatcacatcaaggttatacaacagagcagaaataatatatatttaccaaagtcccgtctgaactaatatagatcgttcagtggacgacgtccgtgatcccctggagccttcctagttctcctcgatatctaaaaaaaacctagctatttattataaatcgaatatcgcctgggggtacatcgcggcaccgaatcttatcatgtgagtttccaccacgaacagagtcggtatattttctctgatcgtcagactggctgtcgccattccgcgagcaatcccctggccataaacagcactaccggagatattacgtaactactagtcacatggcctccacacctgctctgggtgtgtattacaaaagctcgatgaccgtcgcgcagaagtattacgtaacaagttgcccacctggctaagtgcaatttggaactgcacgcggccttctaaaacaattaatatcgccacaggcgaaatcaaaattaagagcatgtaccgtcacaacatgacatgacatgattccataactgttacttctcaaaggcacgtgcgtttttaaaaatataaaacatgcattttgtggtattagaaacaccagaatgaccagaaaaacttcggttgtacggaaatggataagctaaacaataaaatataagtaaagtttgatttcagtgatcataaacagctctaatagtgaaaaatatgcctctagttggtgtttaaaaactagggtctgtcccttaaACGCGTCTGCCCGACATCAGGGTGAACTGAGCGATTTTCGTAATTGTTCTTTGTCACCATGTAATTTTTTTGCCAAGGATACGTAAGCAGTGATTGAACATAATACTACGGCCTCATTGTATTTCCGTTAGCCATTTACGTACACGTACCATTCTTAACACGTATATTAAAACTAGATTTACTAACACGCGTATCCGGTCCGTTTCCGGTTCTGATGCGTATCGTAAAAACAATCGCTCCAGTACatttgcattatatatatatatatatatatatatatatatatatatatatatatatatatatatatatatatatatatattttttttttttttttttattattttttttttttttattattttttttttttttttttttttttttttttttttttttactagtatcaaAAATGATATATTTCGTGTAGATTGAtgggacaaaaaaaagaaaaacaagaaaaactaaaatgttttatttaacgacaccactggagcacattgtttatttaatcatcggctattggatgtcaaaaatttggtaattttgactcatagtcatcagagaaaacccgcggGTGAAGTAAGAgatatgtgcactttcccacagacagtaaagcacataccacagcctttgtacagttgtggtgcactggtctgaatgaaaaaaaatgcatgGGACGAGTGCTATAGTTGTGTATTAGGCGATCTGAGATAATAACAAGGTAATCCCTCATAGATAAAACGAGCGGTCATTGATAATGTGTATCTGAGAATTTAAAATAATCTGTTTTTCAGATTGATACATTGCTTGATGCATTCGAAGATGAGTTCGGGTTGATGGACGGGCAACTCATTGAGGCGGTCAGAGATATGAACACACGAGTTACAGACGCTGATGTAGGCAAGGTAATATCATCTCATATCATTGTTAGACGGGACTTTATTATAGGCAAACATCCACATTAAACTGCTACAAACTTTAAGACAACCAAAGATGCATTTGGTATAAATATAGTCATATTATAAGCAAGAAAAAGtaagtacatatacatgttcattgtaatTTGAATAATTGAAATGGCTATAACGTCTGAAAATGAGTTAAAATGTCTACAAATGTAGGATAGTAATTCTAATATcgaaaaatatatactcttcaaaaaaagaaacgcaaaagggtacaaatgggttataactccgattttatgtttcctaccggttcatgctttgtgaatataaggtcattgcatgtcccaaacacattcccacggttacattcgataaaacgcagctactgtacaataaagttccaaaatgtgaatattcgcaaaaacgcagccacgtgcaaaccatgtcaccactgcacgtgcgttgtctgcacgtgcaacatgaacaccgacagtataaaagtgcagggtgttcgcttgcatggcctctgtatctggccgacagttgacaatccaggacatgccacgtctcagtgaaccgcagagaaacaatgccatcggccgactagacgcaggcgaatccagaacggccgttgccagggcattccatgtgttcccaagcaccatctccagactgtgggaccgttaccagcaacatggatcaacacgtgacctccctagatccggtcgaccacgggtcactacccccgggcaggaccgctacatccgggtacgccaccttcgggaacgattgactactgccacctccacagccgcagcaataccaggtttgcgcaggatatccgaccagaccgtacggaaccgcctacgtgaggtaggaattcgtgccagacgtccagttcgaggtgtcatcttaacaccacaacaccgtcgactccgactgcagtggtgccagattcatcgacaatggcctcaactgcgatggagacaggtgtggttcagtgacgagtcccgatttctgctccgacgtcatgatggaagatgtcgcgtatataggcgtcgtggtgaacgttatgcggcaaactgcgtgcaggaagtggacagattcggcgggggtagtgtcatggtgtggccagccatctcacacactggcagaactgacctggtccacgtgcagggcaacctgaatgcacagggctacattgaccagatcctccggccacacatcgttccagttatggccaacgccaacgcagtgttccaacatgacaacgccaggcctcacacagcacgtctcacaacggctttcctacagaacaacaacattaatgtccttccttggccatcgatatcaccggatttgaacccaattgagcatctaatggacgagttggaccgacgcctccgacagcgacaaccacagccccagaccctgcccgagctggcagcagccttgcaggccgagtgggccaccatcccccgggacgtcatccgtactctggttgcttcaatgggcaggcggtgccaggcagttgtcaacacacgcggaggccacacccggtattgactccagatgaccttgaccttggtggtgtgtcctatcacttactcacaatggactagagtgaattgtgaacaatcctgcaacatttggtaattatcggactcaccattcaataattaaatcaattctccaaatgttacgacaatgtggttttgcgtttcttcttttgaagagtatatttataatccaaactacatttaatttaaaataattaaacattcaGTTTTTGCTCGTCTTcctcgtcgtcgtcgtcgtcatcatcatcaccatcatcatcatcatcatcatcatcgtcatcatcatccattggcgtaggaagcggggggggggggagcagggagcatgtgccccccccccccctttttggcaccttcctacgccactgtcaccatcatcatcatcatcatcatcatcatcactgtcaaGAGTTAAAATATATCCAAGTtgtgtaacaaataaaacattgtacaaTTATTGTCACCACATTACAGTTACAGCGTTTTATAATTCTCTACATAAATAACTGTTTTGCTTCTAGGATTTATACTGGTTAATCCGTGGCGCGGATGACCTTGCTCTATTTACGGCGATGATGATAAGCAGAAATGTGGTTTTTCGAGGCCACGCACTTACTCTACTGGCCAAATACAAGAAAAAGTTGCCGAGTAAAATATTGCCCGAACAGCCATGCTTCATGGATGCTATGTCGACCAAGCAGGAGGATATCATCAACAATTTCTTGGATGTAATCAAGAAAGAGGTAGCGTGACGTTCTACACTATACTGCATGAcaataaaactgtatttagcAAAGTGCATTTTCAAAGTTGCaaatttgtacatttgtaaCAAATGACAACTACTTAATTGAtccaaaatataatatttgtataattaaagACGAATATCAAATTTATAATGTCTTGCCACTCGGCGTAAACAGTGGTTTCCTGGACAATccttaacaaaaaatataaagtacACAAAAAGCATCCATCACATATCCATTAAAAGAACAGCCAGATATTTGTCAATATGGAGACACAAACTGTTGGTAATCTTTATTggaatttttaaacaatatttataaaataatagtacattgtaaatgaaattattttgttgtaattgttTGTGGACATGTAATTTAAGGTATAATCTTTACAGTTCACaagaaaaatgaataaatatgtttggtaATCATGTAACATTGAGACTATTCCTTTAAGAACAATGCATCTACATCATATACTGAAAACATAGTTTGTAATGGGCCCTTGTATATTTTGGAATACacttgtatattaattaatattaagcaGGAATTATTATCATGATTGTTTAGATTAAAGTTTTAATCTGAATTCTGGTTGAAAACTGGGATTGTTATAGTTTGTATCTCTGCGGGTTGGCCATTAACAACTCATGTCACTAAATGTGTATCACAAAATGACGGTAATGTTATGCACATCGTTTCTGAATTGACAATATTTAACGCAAATGGCCACATTTTGCCTCCGAAGTCTAATTTATCTACTGTGAAAACCTCTTATTCACAGAATGCTTACATCCATGAAGA
This DNA window, taken from Gigantopelta aegis isolate Gae_Host chromosome 4, Gae_host_genome, whole genome shotgun sequence, encodes the following:
- the LOC121372070 gene encoding cilia- and flagella-associated protein 36-like codes for the protein MGSRTNERYVNQLIQFLKSYYFQYPIKKFMDKYCTEFDATDMENPEYVKLHEEYRMLIDTLLDAFEDEFGLMDGQLIEAVRDMNTRVTDADVGKDLYWLIRGADDLALFTAMMISRNVVFRGHALTLLAKYKKKLPSKILPEQPCFMDAMSTKQEDIINNFLDVIKKENAYIHEDENPDSQVERSNNLKQMHKKMLIMNSKERVEGLTETLSQLYWPRTKKAVEATLDVHWVPIANNKEPPKDRLRNAIAKRLQTEVLFRTP